Proteins co-encoded in one Flavobacteriaceae bacterium MAR_2009_75 genomic window:
- a CDS encoding TonB-linked SusC/RagA family outer membrane protein, translating to MEKKDHFFSKVPIIRIMKIYVILLVFTLGKLFASEIKAQSISLEVNNVRLKKILNEIERKSDYSFFYNNSIIDVYKKQSLSVENKNVNEVLEALFADSNIDYSFVRDQIILFPKDNPEIREKIENLLNAQISNMPSVLSPQKINELIQSNVQFTVQGTVSDDAGTPIPGVSVVVKGTSKGTATDFDGNYSIMADAGDVISFSYIGFTSKEVPVNDQQTINVTLEENVDALEEVVVVGYGTQRKSDLTGAVSAVSSEDLLKAPVNNALQGMRGKVAGVNVFLNSGSPTGSPRIVIRGVGTINSSSDPLYVVDGVVMDDIKFINPNDIERMEVLKDASSASIYGARGANGVVLITTKRGGKDGKVTIGYDGFISMGSIRKKMDLLNAEEWLEVVRTGMENTPKYRPDSPAPVFTTNDRRLFDENGNPLYDTDWQDEATRTAFSTNHQLSVQQGNENSSVGVFLNYSHVEGIMLNNKLDRISGKIAYDVTPKDWLKIGVNLMVNDVKDTEFEEGGGGQLPRRTMIEMPPIFPVKFPDGTWSNSQMISDAYNLESMANPIHVLETQERKWERNQMFGNFYVNFNILPGLELRSQFGFDKNIRNKKEYSPRDLVNISAPDGFGRIFNEKSTYWQQENYLTYTQDFDKHRVNAMLGLSWQERQYESSNIYARGFSDDFFKYNNIGSASNPNAPESATEEWALNSYFVRAGYTFDDKYLITLTARADGSSRFGKDNKYGFFPSIGAGWNISEEEFMQDVEFIDRLKLRGSYGITGNTEITPYSSLATVSAGTVLLNGSRVSSSSVNRLANPGLEWEKTSQFDIGIDLSAFNHRLSLEFDYYDKLTKDLLLDRPVPYTTGFTSVRDNIGSVSNKGIEAMITGDIVRGEDFGWDSSFNMNYNKNTIESLGENDEDIEPGPFWVSGSQTILRVGESLSSFYGYERLGTWGTDEVAEAAAVGAVPGEAKRSADKKILGKGLPDVTGSFINNFRYKNFDLTADIQFVAGVEIMQQFYHSTEDRSGIANGLATILYDGWTENNQNTMVQEIRNQAYAGQNSQVDSRWVVDGSYIRGNLFSLGYSFDEQFLDIIGLNTLRVYASVENAFVIHSKDFQGYDPEASSWEDNQWGQNIFFFQYPKPRTFTLGCSLKF from the coding sequence ATGGAAAAAAAGGATCATTTTTTTTCAAAGGTCCCTATTATCAGGATAATGAAAATCTACGTCATATTATTGGTCTTTACATTGGGCAAATTATTTGCCTCAGAAATCAAGGCACAGAGCATTTCGTTAGAAGTGAATAACGTAAGGTTAAAAAAGATTCTCAACGAAATTGAACGCAAAAGCGACTATAGTTTTTTCTACAATAACAGCATCATAGATGTATACAAAAAACAGTCATTGAGCGTCGAGAACAAAAATGTTAACGAGGTACTAGAGGCACTTTTTGCTGATTCTAATATTGATTACAGCTTTGTTCGAGACCAAATTATTCTGTTTCCGAAAGACAATCCCGAAATAAGGGAGAAAATCGAAAACCTGCTCAACGCGCAAATTAGCAATATGCCGTCGGTTTTGAGTCCACAAAAAATCAATGAGCTAATTCAGAGTAATGTTCAGTTTACAGTTCAGGGTACGGTCAGTGATGATGCCGGTACACCGATACCTGGCGTAAGCGTTGTTGTTAAGGGTACATCTAAAGGTACAGCTACCGATTTCGACGGAAATTATAGCATTATGGCCGATGCCGGTGATGTTATTTCTTTCAGCTATATAGGTTTCACCTCGAAAGAGGTTCCTGTCAACGACCAGCAGACCATCAACGTAACTTTAGAGGAAAATGTTGATGCACTTGAAGAAGTTGTGGTAGTAGGTTATGGTACACAAAGAAAATCAGACCTTACCGGTGCCGTTAGCGCCGTGAGCAGTGAAGATCTTTTAAAGGCTCCCGTAAACAATGCGTTACAGGGTATGCGAGGTAAGGTTGCCGGTGTGAACGTGTTTTTGAACTCTGGTTCTCCGACGGGCTCTCCAAGAATTGTTATCAGAGGTGTAGGTACCATCAATTCGTCATCAGACCCACTTTATGTTGTGGATGGAGTTGTTATGGATGACATCAAATTCATAAACCCTAATGATATTGAGCGTATGGAGGTATTAAAAGATGCCTCTTCCGCTTCCATTTATGGTGCCCGTGGCGCCAATGGCGTCGTATTGATTACCACTAAAAGAGGTGGTAAAGATGGCAAGGTAACTATCGGTTACGATGGCTTTATCAGTATGGGAAGTATTCGTAAGAAAATGGACCTGTTAAATGCCGAGGAATGGCTAGAAGTGGTTAGAACCGGTATGGAGAACACTCCAAAATACCGTCCAGATTCGCCTGCCCCAGTATTCACTACCAACGACCGAAGATTGTTCGATGAAAATGGAAATCCGTTGTACGATACAGATTGGCAGGATGAGGCTACTAGAACCGCCTTCTCTACCAACCACCAACTTTCGGTTCAGCAAGGAAATGAGAATTCTTCAGTAGGTGTGTTCTTGAACTATTCGCATGTAGAAGGTATTATGCTGAATAACAAATTAGACCGTATCAGCGGTAAGATTGCCTATGACGTAACCCCAAAAGATTGGCTAAAAATTGGTGTAAACCTTATGGTCAATGATGTAAAAGACACAGAATTTGAAGAAGGTGGCGGTGGCCAATTGCCACGTAGAACTATGATCGAGATGCCTCCTATCTTCCCGGTAAAATTCCCTGATGGAACTTGGAGCAATAGCCAAATGATTTCCGATGCCTATAATTTGGAATCTATGGCAAATCCCATCCATGTTCTGGAAACCCAAGAACGCAAGTGGGAAAGAAATCAGATGTTCGGTAATTTCTACGTGAACTTCAATATTCTACCAGGTCTCGAACTTAGAAGCCAGTTCGGTTTTGACAAGAACATCCGTAACAAGAAGGAATATTCTCCAAGAGATTTGGTAAATATTTCCGCTCCTGATGGCTTCGGTAGAATTTTCAACGAAAAAAGTACTTACTGGCAACAGGAAAATTACCTGACCTATACACAAGATTTTGACAAGCATAGAGTTAACGCAATGTTAGGTCTAAGCTGGCAAGAACGCCAATACGAGTCTTCTAATATCTACGCTAGAGGATTTAGCGATGACTTTTTCAAATACAACAACATTGGTTCTGCAAGCAACCCAAATGCACCGGAATCTGCTACAGAAGAATGGGCGCTTAACTCCTATTTTGTAAGAGCCGGTTACACCTTTGATGACAAATACCTGATTACCCTTACTGCTAGGGCCGATGGTTCTTCCCGTTTTGGTAAAGATAATAAGTACGGCTTCTTCCCTTCAATAGGTGCGGGCTGGAACATTAGTGAAGAAGAGTTCATGCAAGATGTAGAATTCATAGACCGTCTGAAACTACGCGGTAGCTATGGTATCACCGGAAACACTGAAATTACACCTTACAGTTCTTTGGCAACGGTATCGGCAGGAACTGTATTGCTAAATGGCAGTCGTGTGAGTTCAAGCTCAGTTAACAGATTGGCAAACCCTGGTTTAGAATGGGAAAAAACAAGCCAGTTTGATATTGGTATCGATTTATCGGCCTTTAACCACCGTTTAAGTTTAGAGTTCGATTATTATGACAAGTTAACCAAAGACCTTTTATTAGATAGACCGGTTCCTTATACCACAGGCTTTACGTCTGTAAGAGATAACATTGGTTCTGTATCTAACAAAGGTATCGAGGCAATGATTACTGGAGATATTGTTCGTGGTGAGGATTTTGGATGGGATTCTTCCTTCAACATGAACTACAACAAAAACACCATTGAAAGCTTAGGCGAAAACGATGAGGACATTGAACCTGGTCCATTTTGGGTATCGGGTAGCCAGACCATACTTCGCGTAGGAGAGTCTTTGAGCTCTTTCTACGGATACGAAAGATTGGGTACTTGGGGTACCGATGAAGTGGCCGAAGCTGCTGCCGTTGGTGCCGTTCCCGGAGAAGCCAAGCGTTCTGCGGACAAGAAGATTCTTGGCAAAGGTTTACCTGATGTTACAGGAAGCTTTATCAACAACTTCAGGTACAAGAATTTTGACTTGACTGCCGATATTCAGTTCGTAGCAGGTGTTGAAATCATGCAACAGTTCTACCACTCTACCGAAGACCGTTCCGGTATTGCCAATGGTTTGGCTACCATTCTTTACGACGGGTGGACGGAGAACAACCAGAACACTATGGTTCAAGAAATTAGAAACCAAGCATATGCCGGTCAGAACAGTCAGGTAGATAGCAGATGGGTGGTTGATGGTTCTTACATAAGAGGTAATCTTTTCTCTTTAGGATATAGTTTCGATGAGCAATTTTTAGATATCATCGGCCTCAACACTCTTAGGGTTTACGCCAGTGTCGAAAATGCATTCGTGATACACTCTAAAGATTTTCAGGGATATGACCCTGAAGCATCATCTTGGGAAGATAACCAATGGGGACAGAACATTTTCTTCTTCCAGTACCCAAAACCAAGAACGTTCACCTTGGGATGTAGCCTTAAATTTTAA
- a CDS encoding putative outer membrane starch-binding protein, giving the protein MLKKENIMKIKYIACLIGLLFLGSCDDFLEEEPLSELSSDQFFSEPDQAFSAVNSLYRNGAPQMTDGGVYSGTPLMLGAYMSGFFTNEYAGQELHVSNTQQLTLNGDNIGTYLQDRWRELYLGISRANNAIKYIPETPELTDAQRNQLLAEAKFFRAFSYYYLVRWFGPVPLTTEPYESLEDLYLEKSSIADIYALIEADLTEALNQGNLPKTNMVDNGKRITAGAVATLLADVYLTMSGNPLNANRYADAATLAQDIINGEYGSYALVQHDQVEGAVDFENSAYNKLRKGDASTSEDIYIKEYDPEIGTAVYARYSYPVALASEVLYDITNGAYQPSSQFLDFYDPTEDLRAQERQFFHSTYIPTGQTFETAPFFWHDDTAIFETARSGKDFAVYTYADVLLIAAEAIAMSSGVNADAVDYLAKVRGRAYWNTDAATITSELSGLGATAFVEEVWKERHRELVFEFRNWFDIVRTGQFPVSNAPGSISFVSAVGHTTENGKQIESKHMLLPLPGPELQRNPSLGTDNNGY; this is encoded by the coding sequence ATGCTTAAAAAAGAAAATATCATGAAAATTAAATATATAGCTTGTTTAATAGGACTCTTATTTTTGGGGTCTTGTGACGATTTCCTTGAGGAAGAACCGCTAAGCGAATTGAGTTCCGATCAGTTCTTTTCAGAACCTGACCAAGCATTTAGTGCCGTTAATTCATTATATAGAAACGGAGCTCCTCAAATGACCGATGGCGGAGTATATAGCGGTACCCCTTTGATGCTGGGTGCCTATATGAGCGGTTTTTTTACCAATGAATATGCCGGTCAGGAACTACACGTGAGCAATACCCAACAATTGACGCTAAACGGCGATAATATCGGCACCTATTTGCAAGACCGTTGGAGAGAACTGTATTTAGGTATCTCAAGGGCGAACAATGCCATTAAGTACATTCCGGAAACACCGGAACTTACAGATGCACAAAGAAACCAATTATTGGCAGAAGCCAAGTTCTTTAGAGCTTTCTCGTATTACTACTTAGTAAGATGGTTTGGTCCCGTTCCTTTAACTACAGAGCCTTACGAATCTTTGGAAGACCTCTATCTGGAAAAAAGTTCCATTGCAGATATCTATGCGTTGATCGAAGCAGACCTTACGGAAGCGCTAAATCAAGGGAATCTACCTAAGACCAATATGGTAGATAACGGAAAAAGAATAACTGCCGGTGCCGTTGCTACTCTTTTGGCCGATGTATACCTGACCATGAGCGGAAATCCTTTAAATGCCAATAGGTATGCTGATGCAGCTACATTAGCTCAAGATATCATCAATGGTGAATACGGATCTTACGCCTTGGTACAACATGATCAGGTAGAGGGTGCCGTAGATTTTGAGAATTCTGCCTACAACAAATTGAGAAAAGGCGATGCCTCTACTAGTGAAGACATCTATATCAAGGAATATGACCCTGAAATCGGCACAGCGGTATATGCGCGTTACTCCTACCCTGTTGCCTTGGCATCTGAGGTTTTGTATGACATTACCAACGGAGCCTATCAGCCATCAAGCCAGTTCTTGGATTTCTACGACCCAACGGAAGATTTAAGAGCTCAAGAAAGACAGTTTTTTCACAGCACCTATATACCAACAGGGCAAACCTTTGAAACGGCCCCTTTCTTCTGGCATGATGATACCGCCATTTTTGAAACCGCTAGATCTGGAAAGGATTTTGCAGTATACACCTATGCAGATGTTTTATTGATCGCTGCCGAAGCTATCGCCATGAGCAGTGGTGTAAATGCAGATGCGGTAGATTATTTGGCTAAAGTTAGAGGCAGGGCATACTGGAATACAGATGCGGCCACTATCACCTCTGAACTTTCAGGTTTGGGAGCTACCGCTTTTGTAGAAGAAGTATGGAAAGAGAGACACAGAGAATTGGTCTTTGAATTTAGAAACTGGTTCGATATCGTGCGTACCGGTCAGTTCCCAGTTTCCAATGCCCCTGGTAGTATTTCTTTTGTGAGTGCCGTAGGCCACACCACCGAAAACGGAAAACAAATTGAAAGTAAACATATGTTGTTGCCCTTACCAGGCCCTGAGCTTCAGAGAAATCCGAGTTTAGGTACCGACAATAACGGCTATTAA
- a CDS encoding putative dehydrogenase, whose translation MGSRRNFIEKLTVSAVGVPILYHSSNLFAASEAPYEGPILKVAIMGLGSYGTRVAEAMKDCKRAKLVGVISGTPSKIKDWQSKYGIPKKNCYNYENFDAIKDNADIDAVYVITPNGLHKDQSIRVAKAGKHVICEKPMAINAEEGQAMVDACKAANVKLLIGYRMHYEPKTVEVIKMRKNGEFGKVKFFQGQSGFTIGDPSQWRLDKELAGGGAMMDIGIYSINGARYMLGEEPVWVTAQETKTDPAKFKEGVDETIQFQLGFPSGAVANCLSTYNMSNLDRFFMTGSDGWVEMKPSTGYGPIKGRTHKGELDQPHVTHQTLQMDGMAQLIFEGVQPIVPLDGEEGVKDMKIIDAIYKAVETGDKQNINL comes from the coding sequence ATGGGATCACGAAGAAATTTTATTGAAAAGTTGACCGTTTCGGCTGTTGGCGTGCCAATTTTATATCATAGTTCTAATCTTTTTGCAGCTTCGGAAGCTCCTTACGAAGGGCCGATACTGAAAGTGGCTATTATGGGTTTGGGCAGTTATGGTACTCGAGTGGCCGAAGCCATGAAAGATTGTAAAAGAGCTAAATTGGTCGGCGTTATTAGTGGTACGCCTTCTAAGATTAAAGATTGGCAATCGAAATACGGCATCCCAAAAAAGAACTGCTATAATTACGAGAATTTTGATGCGATAAAAGATAATGCCGATATCGATGCGGTATATGTAATTACCCCTAACGGGCTACACAAAGATCAGTCCATAAGAGTGGCCAAGGCCGGCAAGCATGTAATTTGTGAAAAGCCCATGGCAATCAATGCGGAAGAGGGGCAGGCCATGGTCGATGCGTGTAAAGCGGCAAATGTAAAACTGTTGATAGGTTATCGTATGCATTACGAGCCCAAAACTGTCGAAGTAATCAAAATGCGTAAAAATGGCGAATTCGGTAAGGTTAAATTTTTTCAAGGACAATCAGGGTTTACCATCGGTGACCCAAGTCAATGGCGCTTAGATAAAGAATTGGCAGGTGGTGGAGCGATGATGGATATCGGTATTTATTCCATCAATGGGGCCCGTTATATGCTAGGTGAAGAACCGGTTTGGGTTACGGCACAAGAAACCAAAACCGATCCCGCCAAGTTTAAGGAAGGTGTCGATGAGACGATTCAATTTCAATTAGGTTTCCCCAGTGGGGCCGTAGCGAACTGCCTATCTACCTATAATATGAGCAATTTAGATCGATTTTTTATGACCGGCTCCGATGGTTGGGTAGAAATGAAACCATCTACGGGTTATGGCCCGATTAAAGGGCGTACGCATAAGGGCGAACTTGACCAGCCTCATGTAACACACCAAACCTTGCAGATGGACGGAATGGCCCAGCTCATCTTTGAAGGTGTCCAGCCTATAGTACCTTTAGATGGCGAAGAGGGTGTAAAAGACATGAAAATTATCGATGCTATTTATAAAGCTGTAGAGACGGGCGATAAGCAAAACATCAATCTTTAA
- a CDS encoding threonine dehydratase: protein MHKELLLDSHRRILPHIHRTPVFTSRLINKIANADIFFKCENFQRGGSFKARGATNAILCLTEEQKSQGVVTHSSGNFAQALSLAAGRIGVKAYIVMPSTAPQVKKDAVLEYGGEIIECKPTLSARENEAHRIVEEKGATFIHPSNDMDVIIGQGTACLELLEEEPNLDYVVAPVGGGGLIGGTSLAAYYFGNGCKVVGGEPLAADDAYRSLQSGHIESNETTDTIADGLKTQLGDQNFPIIKRHVERIVRVSEPEIVEAMRLLWERMKIVIEPSSAVALAAVLKDKPRFEKQKVGVILSGGNVDFKAVG from the coding sequence ATGCACAAAGAGCTACTTCTTGATTCTCACAGGCGAATTTTACCACACATCCATAGAACCCCCGTATTTACATCAAGGCTTATTAATAAAATTGCAAACGCTGATATCTTTTTTAAATGTGAAAATTTTCAACGTGGAGGGTCTTTTAAAGCTAGAGGTGCGACCAATGCCATACTCTGTCTGACCGAAGAGCAAAAGAGTCAGGGTGTAGTAACCCACTCTTCCGGTAATTTTGCGCAGGCACTGTCTTTGGCTGCAGGTAGAATAGGGGTCAAAGCCTATATCGTAATGCCGTCGACAGCACCTCAGGTAAAGAAGGATGCAGTATTGGAATATGGGGGGGAGATTATCGAATGTAAACCTACATTGTCGGCGCGTGAGAATGAAGCACATCGCATAGTGGAAGAGAAGGGAGCTACGTTTATACATCCTTCCAATGATATGGATGTTATTATAGGACAAGGAACCGCTTGTTTAGAACTTTTAGAAGAAGAGCCGAATCTTGATTACGTGGTTGCCCCAGTGGGCGGTGGCGGACTAATTGGAGGCACTTCACTAGCGGCCTATTATTTTGGCAATGGTTGTAAGGTAGTCGGGGGAGAGCCGTTGGCAGCAGATGATGCGTATCGTTCGCTTCAAAGTGGCCATATAGAATCAAATGAAACTACCGATACCATTGCAGACGGACTTAAAACTCAATTGGGCGATCAGAATTTTCCGATTATTAAAAGGCATGTTGAGCGTATCGTTCGGGTATCGGAACCAGAGATTGTTGAAGCCATGCGGTTGTTATGGGAACGCATGAAGATAGTTATAGAACCGTCAAGCGCGGTAGCTTTGGCCGCTGTTTTAAAGGATAAACCAAGGTTTGAAAAGCAAAAAGTAGGAGTTATACTATCTGGAGGGAACGTCGATTTTAAAGCGGTGGGATGA
- a CDS encoding L-arabinose isomerase: protein MIHIADNEVWFVTGSQHLYGPETLAQVAQDSSEIAKHFENADSIPVKVVCKPTVKTADEIHSLCKEANNSENCVGLITWMHTFSPSKMWIAGLNALQKPFLHLHTQFNRDLPWGTIDMDYMNLHQSAHGGREFGFMASRLRMNRKVVVGHWQDSKVIDKISAWCRVVSAVADSKKMKVARFGDNMRQVAVTDGNKVSAQIKFGYEVNGYGVGDLVKYIDGITDREIEVLLEEYEATYAIASKIKSDGSIRSSLQDAARIELGMRAFLVDGGYTAFTDTFEDLHGIKQLPGIATQRLMASGYGFGGEGDWKTAALVRTMKVMGVGLDGGNSFMEDYTYHFDPSNSSCLGSHMLEICPSIAQGEVKCEIHPLGIGGKEDPVRLVFNGGAGDALNASIVDMGNRFRMLVNKVEALPLEHDMPELPVARVLWNPKPDLQTAAAAWIYGGGAHHTCYSQNISAESLEDYAEIMDIEFLLIDEKTDLYRFKQELRWNDAAYVINKGFR from the coding sequence ATGATACATATTGCAGATAACGAAGTTTGGTTCGTTACGGGAAGCCAACACCTTTACGGTCCGGAAACGTTGGCACAAGTAGCCCAAGATTCCAGTGAAATTGCTAAACATTTTGAAAATGCAGATTCTATACCCGTAAAGGTGGTTTGCAAACCAACGGTAAAGACTGCCGATGAAATTCATTCGCTTTGTAAAGAGGCCAATAATTCCGAAAATTGCGTAGGGCTAATCACTTGGATGCATACGTTCTCGCCTTCAAAAATGTGGATTGCCGGTCTTAATGCACTTCAGAAACCTTTCTTGCATTTGCATACCCAATTCAATCGTGATCTACCTTGGGGCACCATTGATATGGATTATATGAACCTTCATCAATCTGCTCATGGTGGTCGCGAATTTGGCTTTATGGCCTCTCGATTGCGAATGAATAGAAAAGTTGTAGTAGGCCATTGGCAAGATAGTAAGGTGATAGACAAGATTTCCGCCTGGTGTCGGGTGGTGAGTGCGGTTGCCGATTCCAAAAAAATGAAAGTGGCCCGTTTTGGAGATAATATGAGACAAGTTGCCGTAACCGACGGTAACAAAGTTTCTGCCCAGATAAAATTTGGCTATGAGGTAAATGGCTACGGAGTAGGTGATTTGGTGAAATATATTGACGGAATAACGGATCGAGAAATTGAAGTACTTCTAGAAGAGTATGAAGCTACCTATGCCATCGCATCTAAAATCAAATCTGATGGAAGCATTCGCTCATCGCTTCAAGATGCAGCACGAATAGAATTGGGTATGAGAGCCTTTTTGGTAGATGGGGGTTATACGGCCTTCACCGATACATTTGAAGATTTACATGGTATAAAACAATTACCTGGTATAGCTACCCAAAGACTAATGGCCAGCGGATATGGTTTTGGTGGTGAAGGCGATTGGAAAACAGCGGCCTTGGTACGTACTATGAAGGTTATGGGCGTTGGTTTAGATGGGGGCAATAGTTTTATGGAAGACTATACTTATCATTTTGACCCTTCAAATTCCAGTTGCTTAGGTTCGCACATGTTAGAAATATGTCCTTCTATTGCCCAAGGTGAGGTAAAATGTGAAATACATCCTTTAGGAATCGGAGGAAAAGAGGATCCGGTTCGATTAGTATTCAATGGAGGTGCAGGCGATGCCTTGAATGCTTCGATCGTAGATATGGGCAACCGTTTTAGAATGCTCGTGAATAAAGTAGAGGCATTGCCTCTAGAACATGATATGCCCGAACTTCCCGTGGCTAGAGTATTATGGAATCCCAAACCTGATTTACAAACTGCCGCTGCCGCTTGGATTTATGGAGGAGGAGCACATCATACGTGTTATAGCCAGAATATTTCAGCAGAATCTCTAGAGGATTATGCAGAAATTATGGATATTGAATTTCTGTTGATAGACGAAAAAACGGATCTTTATCGATTTAAGCAAGAACTTCGTTGGAACGATGCTGCGTATGTAATCAACAAAGGATTCAGGTAG
- a CDS encoding SSS family solute:Na+ symporter — MKGLDTLDWVVISLYFLVLLGVAWWVIKQKQKNTEDYFLAGRNIGWFVVGASIFASNIGSEHVVGLAGNGAGDKMPLLIYELHAWLVLMLGWVFLPFYARSGVFTMPEFLEKRFDARSRWVLSIVSLIAYILTKVSVTIYAGGVVVSALMGIPFWIGAVATVVLTGLYTVLGGMRAVVYTETIQAIVLVLGAGILTYLGLDAVGGWGELKETVGADYFNMWRPNSDPDYPWLPLFITSTVVGIWYWCTDQVIVQRVLTAKNIKEGRRGSIFGALLKLMPIFLFLIPGVVALGLKMQGKLDWDSPDEAFPVLMSNLMPSGLRGLVAAGLLAALMSSLASVFNSCSTLFTLDIYKKLKPEKPEEELVKTGRIATFFVVGLGLLWIPIITTLSDGLYEYLQNVQAYISPPIAAVFLLGIFYKRINANGAIATLVGGFIIGFSKLTLEILKSSFATDSLIFKIADINWLVFGAYFFAMCIAIAVVVSMFYPAPSKAQLAGLTFGSVTSEQKAEDKLSYNIWDIITSIVVLLIVVYIMISFSTLTL; from the coding sequence ATGAAAGGATTGGATACGCTTGATTGGGTCGTTATTTCCCTATATTTTTTAGTGCTTTTAGGCGTGGCCTGGTGGGTCATCAAACAAAAACAAAAAAATACCGAAGACTACTTCTTGGCCGGTAGGAACATAGGCTGGTTCGTGGTCGGGGCATCTATTTTCGCCTCGAATATTGGTTCTGAGCATGTAGTAGGACTTGCCGGTAACGGGGCAGGTGACAAAATGCCTTTGCTCATTTATGAGCTTCACGCCTGGTTGGTACTTATGTTAGGCTGGGTTTTTTTGCCTTTCTATGCGCGTAGTGGTGTGTTTACCATGCCCGAATTTCTTGAAAAGCGCTTTGATGCCCGTTCAAGATGGGTGCTTTCGATTGTTTCGTTGATAGCATATATTTTGACCAAGGTTTCCGTAACCATTTATGCCGGTGGGGTCGTAGTATCGGCTTTAATGGGTATTCCATTTTGGATAGGAGCGGTTGCTACTGTTGTGCTTACAGGGCTATATACAGTTTTAGGAGGAATGCGCGCCGTAGTATATACCGAGACTATTCAAGCTATCGTATTGGTTCTTGGAGCAGGTATTTTAACCTACCTTGGTTTAGATGCCGTAGGCGGATGGGGTGAATTGAAAGAAACGGTCGGTGCCGATTATTTTAATATGTGGCGCCCGAACTCAGACCCTGATTATCCGTGGTTGCCCTTATTTATTACGAGTACAGTAGTGGGTATTTGGTACTGGTGTACCGATCAGGTCATCGTGCAAAGGGTACTGACGGCCAAGAATATTAAAGAAGGGCGAAGAGGTAGTATTTTCGGAGCTCTTTTGAAATTAATGCCGATTTTCTTGTTCCTTATTCCTGGCGTGGTTGCCCTAGGCCTGAAAATGCAAGGAAAGCTGGATTGGGATAGTCCCGATGAGGCCTTTCCCGTATTGATGAGTAATCTGATGCCATCCGGGTTAAGAGGTTTGGTAGCTGCCGGATTGCTGGCTGCTTTGATGAGTTCATTGGCTTCGGTATTCAATTCATGCTCAACGCTATTTACTCTTGATATTTATAAAAAGTTGAAACCTGAAAAGCCAGAAGAAGAATTGGTGAAGACAGGGCGTATAGCTACCTTTTTCGTAGTAGGTCTCGGTCTGTTATGGATTCCCATTATAACGACCTTATCCGACGGATTATACGAATACCTTCAGAATGTTCAGGCCTATATCTCGCCACCTATTGCTGCCGTTTTCCTACTAGGCATTTTTTATAAACGAATTAATGCTAATGGGGCGATTGCCACATTGGTCGGAGGTTTTATAATCGGTTTTTCTAAGCTGACCTTAGAGATTTTAAAGTCTAGTTTTGCCACTGATAGTTTAATATTCAAGATCGCCGACATTAATTGGTTGGTTTTTGGGGCTTACTTTTTTGCCATGTGCATCGCCATTGCGGTGGTGGTAAGCATGTTTTACCCTGCACCTTCAAAGGCCCAGCTAGCCGGTTTGACCTTCGGTAGCGTAACCAGCGAGCAAAAGGCAGAAGATAAATTGAGTTATAATATTTGGGACATAATCACATCGATTGTCGTTTTATTGATCGTAGTGTACATTATGATTTCCTTTAGTACATTAACATTATAA
- a CDS encoding L-ribulose 5-phosphate 4-epimerase translates to MDRFKALREEAYEANMRLPELGLVLFTFGNASAVDRKEAVFAIKPSGVPYADLKVSDIVICDFEGKVVEGKMRPSSDTKTHAVLYKEWSEIGGVVHTHSTYGTAWAQAIKDIPIFGTTHADHLTSDIPCAPPMKDEYIQGDYEHMTGYQIIDCLKERGLDHNEVEMILVGNHAPFTWGKSAAKAVYNSAVCEEVAKMAHLTLQINPNANTLKEALKKKHFERKHGGNSYYGQEQ, encoded by the coding sequence ATGGATAGATTCAAAGCATTAAGAGAAGAGGCTTACGAAGCGAACATGAGGTTGCCAGAACTAGGCTTGGTGCTCTTTACCTTCGGTAATGCCAGCGCCGTTGACCGCAAAGAAGCGGTCTTTGCCATTAAGCCTAGTGGAGTGCCTTATGCCGACCTTAAAGTGAGTGATATTGTTATCTGCGATTTTGAGGGCAAAGTTGTAGAGGGTAAGATGCGGCCTTCATCAGACACTAAAACGCATGCTGTACTTTACAAAGAATGGAGTGAAATCGGTGGGGTTGTACATACGCATTCGACCTATGGAACGGCTTGGGCTCAAGCAATTAAAGATATACCCATTTTCGGAACCACGCACGCGGATCACTTGACTTCCGATATTCCATGCGCGCCACCTATGAAAGATGAATACATTCAGGGCGATTATGAGCATATGACGGGTTACCAAATTATAGATTGTTTGAAAGAAAGAGGTCTTGACCATAACGAAGTCGAAATGATTTTGGTGGGTAATCATGCTCCATTTACTTGGGGTAAAAGTGCTGCAAAAGCCGTGTATAATAGTGCGGTTTGCGAAGAAGTAGCTAAAATGGCCCATTTGACTCTACAAATTAATCCGAATGCGAATACGCTGAAAGAGGCTTTGAAAAAGAAACATTTTGAGCGTAAACATGGGGGCAACTCTTACTACGGCCAAGAACAATAA